From a region of the Gemmatimonadaceae bacterium genome:
- a CDS encoding serine hydrolase domain-containing protein codes for MRRFSSVPALGLLFLSRPVAAQAGGTDTTYRAVDRVFAAFRDTDAPGCALGVSKEGRTIYERGYGMANLETGTPIRPSSIFHVASVSKQFTATAIMLLARDGKLSVDDNIRKYLPEIPDYGTPITIRHLLTHTSGLRDQWELIGLARGRFEEDRITEADVMDIVPRQKALNFKPGDEYLYSNTGFTLLAVIVKRVSGQSLRDFADARIFKPLGMTSTHFHDDYTMLVPNRTSAYQPRGSSWRVSVPNFDVYGATSLFTTAGDLLKWENNFDKPVVGDRALFKQMETQARLTNGDSTGYGFGLSMGTYRGARVIEHNGADAGYRSYAGRFPEQGLAIAIACNTSTANTTGLARGVADVYLASALAPATTVASNAGNDVAQQAVAVPAASLAKRVGTYIQPTTRTIVELIARDGKLYQSRAPNAPPLVALAEDRFRSETGRVAVFRAGEHAGFDVNIPGAPRPTPYEWRPPIVASRSTLAPYAGEYFSDEVNARYVVSVATDSTIALRTGTSSPMVARPVFLDGFLGGGYTIEFTRKNGQVSGFEVTNGRMRRVRFDRVAGAGK; via the coding sequence ATGCGTCGCTTCAGTTCTGTACCCGCGCTGGGCCTTCTGTTCCTTTCCCGGCCGGTTGCCGCGCAGGCAGGCGGGACGGACACGACGTACCGCGCGGTCGATCGCGTCTTTGCCGCGTTCCGCGACACCGACGCTCCCGGTTGCGCGCTCGGTGTCAGCAAGGAGGGCCGCACGATCTACGAGCGCGGATACGGCATGGCGAATCTCGAGACGGGGACGCCCATCCGGCCGTCGTCCATCTTCCACGTCGCGTCGGTGTCGAAGCAGTTCACCGCGACGGCCATCATGCTCCTGGCGCGCGACGGCAAGCTCTCGGTGGACGACAACATCCGAAAGTACCTGCCCGAGATCCCAGACTACGGCACGCCGATCACGATCCGTCATCTCCTCACGCACACCAGCGGGCTGCGCGACCAGTGGGAGCTGATCGGCCTGGCGCGAGGGCGGTTCGAGGAGGACCGGATCACCGAGGCCGACGTGATGGACATAGTGCCGCGGCAGAAGGCGCTCAACTTCAAGCCGGGCGACGAATACCTCTACAGCAACACGGGCTTCACGCTGCTCGCGGTGATCGTCAAGCGGGTGAGCGGGCAGTCGCTCAGGGACTTCGCCGACGCGCGCATCTTCAAGCCGCTCGGCATGACGAGCACGCACTTTCACGACGACTACACCATGCTCGTGCCGAACCGGACCTCGGCCTATCAGCCGCGCGGCAGCAGCTGGCGGGTGAGCGTGCCGAACTTCGACGTCTATGGCGCGACGAGCTTGTTCACCACGGCAGGCGATCTCCTCAAGTGGGAGAACAACTTCGACAAGCCGGTCGTCGGCGATCGCGCGCTGTTCAAGCAGATGGAGACGCAGGCGCGCCTCACGAACGGCGACTCCACGGGCTACGGATTCGGCCTCTCGATGGGGACGTATCGCGGCGCGCGCGTGATCGAGCACAACGGCGCCGACGCGGGCTATCGGAGCTACGCCGGCCGATTCCCGGAACAGGGCCTCGCGATCGCCATCGCGTGCAACACGTCCACCGCGAACACGACTGGGCTCGCCCGCGGCGTCGCCGACGTCTACCTCGCGAGTGCCCTCGCGCCGGCGACGACGGTCGCATCGAACGCCGGCAACGACGTCGCGCAGCAGGCGGTGGCTGTTCCCGCGGCATCACTCGCCAAGCGCGTGGGGACGTACATCCAACCGACGACGCGCACGATCGTCGAGCTCATCGCGCGCGACGGAAAGCTGTATCAGAGCCGAGCGCCGAACGCGCCGCCGCTCGTCGCGCTGGCCGAGGATCGGTTCCGCTCTGAAACTGGACGGGTGGCGGTGTTTAGAGCGGGCGAGCACGCCGGCTTCGACGTGAACATCCCGGGTGCGCCGCGTCCGACGCCGTACGAGTGGCGCCCGCCGATTGTCGCATCGCGCAGCACGCTCGCTCCCTACGCCGGGGAGTATTTCAGCGACGAGGTGAACGCGCGCTACGTCGTGAGCGTCGCCACCGATTCGACGATTGCGCTGCGCACGGGCACGTCGAGCCCGATGGTCGCGCGCCCAGTGTTTCTCGACGGCTTCCTCGGGGGCGGGTACACGATCGAGTTCACGCGGAAGAACGGGCAGGTGAGCGGGTTCGAGGTGACGAACGGCCGGATGCGGCGGGTGCGGTTCGATCGGGTGGCCGGGGCGGGGAAGTGA
- a CDS encoding alpha-L-arabinofuranosidase C-terminal domain-containing protein — translation MTSINSTVRRFALIALIAVGVSDPVLGQTETQLALHADRGRDTISRHIYGQFAEHLGRLIYDGVWSRSTSKAGGAGPWKMREDVIQALKAIQVPNIRWPGGCFADTYHWRDGVGPTEERPSIVNTNWGGVTEDNGVGTHEYLALVKALGAEPYIVGNVGSGTVQEMHDWWEYVNHPGSSPMADLRRRNGQEAPFNVRFWGLGNEAWGCGGNMRPEYYADELKRYATYLPGYGTTHAFRIAVGPADADYNWTEVVMREAGRMIDGLDLHHYTLAGSWASKGPATGFNEAQWFRAMRNALAVDEMITRHSAIMDRYDPRRRVALIVGEWGMWHDPEPGSHPGFLYQQNSMRDAVVAAASLDIFNKHADRVRGANIAQMVNVLQAMILTQGSQMLLTPTYHVFEFYTVHHDAVLLPITVSSAGWYRLGADSVPAVSASASRDRNGVMHVTMSNLDPTGARTVTVDVLGARVSSATGRVLTGATTDAFNSFEHPDVVKPVPFSGARVANGQLVVTLPAHSVIVLELR, via the coding sequence GTGACATCCATCAACTCGACCGTTCGCCGATTCGCCCTCATCGCCCTGATCGCGGTGGGCGTGAGTGACCCGGTCCTCGGGCAGACGGAAACGCAGCTCGCGCTGCACGCCGATCGCGGCCGGGACACGATCAGCCGCCACATTTACGGCCAATTCGCCGAGCACCTCGGACGCTTGATCTACGACGGCGTCTGGTCGCGGTCGACGAGCAAGGCGGGCGGGGCGGGGCCGTGGAAGATGCGCGAGGACGTCATCCAGGCACTGAAAGCGATCCAGGTGCCGAACATCCGTTGGCCCGGTGGCTGCTTTGCCGACACCTATCATTGGCGCGACGGCGTCGGGCCCACTGAAGAGCGGCCGAGCATCGTGAACACGAATTGGGGCGGCGTAACGGAGGACAACGGCGTGGGGACGCACGAGTATCTCGCGCTCGTGAAGGCCCTTGGCGCCGAACCGTACATCGTCGGGAACGTCGGAAGCGGGACCGTACAGGAGATGCACGACTGGTGGGAGTACGTGAATCATCCCGGCTCGAGCCCGATGGCCGACTTGCGCCGCCGGAACGGTCAGGAGGCGCCGTTCAACGTTCGCTTCTGGGGGCTCGGGAATGAGGCGTGGGGATGCGGCGGCAACATGCGGCCGGAGTACTACGCCGACGAGCTGAAACGCTATGCGACGTATCTCCCGGGATACGGCACGACGCACGCGTTCCGCATCGCCGTCGGTCCGGCTGACGCAGACTACAACTGGACTGAAGTCGTGATGCGTGAAGCGGGGCGTATGATCGACGGCCTCGACCTGCACCACTACACGCTGGCCGGGTCGTGGGCCTCGAAGGGTCCGGCGACGGGGTTCAACGAAGCGCAGTGGTTCCGCGCGATGCGCAACGCGCTCGCCGTCGACGAGATGATCACGCGCCACTCGGCGATCATGGACAGATACGATCCGCGCCGGCGCGTGGCGTTGATCGTCGGCGAGTGGGGGATGTGGCACGATCCGGAGCCGGGCAGTCATCCCGGCTTCCTGTATCAGCAGAACTCGATGCGAGACGCGGTCGTCGCCGCGGCGTCGCTTGACATCTTCAACAAGCACGCCGATCGCGTGCGGGGCGCGAACATCGCGCAGATGGTGAACGTGCTGCAGGCGATGATCCTGACGCAGGGCAGCCAGATGCTGCTCACGCCGACGTACCACGTGTTCGAGTTCTACACGGTACATCACGACGCCGTGCTTCTGCCGATCACGGTGTCGAGCGCGGGCTGGTACAGGCTGGGCGCCGACTCCGTGCCGGCCGTCAGCGCATCCGCGTCGCGCGACAGGAATGGCGTGATGCACGTGACGATGAGCAACCTCGATCCGACCGGCGCGCGCACCGTCACCGTCGACGTGCTGGGCGCGAGGGTGAGCAGCGCGACGGGGCGTGTCCTCACCGGCGCGACGACGGACGCCTTCAACAGCTTCGAGCATCCCGACGTCGTGAAGCCGGTGCCATTCAGCGGGGCGCGCGTGGCGAACGGACAGCTCGTCGTCACTCTTCCCGCGCATTCCGTGATCGTCCTCGAGCTTCGGTGA
- a CDS encoding Ig-like domain-containing protein: protein MRVRSVVALAGLVVVACSKASTPTNTPAIDCSGTVSVSPSSATLHLGDTLRAVAKDTPCPAGPSTATFRWRSSDTTIANVDSIAGLVRARSIGHATIIGTETGSQGVQVAMALEVVPYTTTSVFLAARDSL, encoded by the coding sequence ATGAGAGTGCGCAGCGTCGTTGCCTTGGCTGGACTCGTCGTCGTAGCGTGCAGTAAGGCGAGCACCCCGACCAACACGCCGGCGATCGACTGCAGCGGGACCGTTTCCGTTTCGCCATCGTCGGCGACCCTACACCTTGGAGACACGCTGCGAGCGGTGGCGAAGGACACGCCCTGCCCAGCCGGGCCGTCTACGGCCACGTTCCGATGGCGGTCGAGTGATACGACAATCGCCAACGTCGACTCGATCGCGGGACTGGTACGTGCGCGGAGCATCGGCCACGCGACGATCATCGGCACCGAAACAGGCAGTCAGGGCGTCCAAGTAGCGATGGCCCTGGAAGTCGTGCCGTACACGACGACTAGTGTTTTCTTGGCCGCACGTGATTCGCTTTGA
- a CDS encoding alpha/beta fold hydrolase, which yields MSAAAHAGLFGCLLVATGCVMARPHGASVGAAPNDLGAVSVTYASASGSNIHAWLARGILGGGSVLLLHGVGENRTSMLARARFLHRLGFTVLAPDLQAHGESPGDHVTFGARESLDAAASMTFLRGAMPTEHVGVIGVSMGGAAALLGPGPLDANAFVLESVYPTIRQAVSDRLGTWLGPLGGVARWFAPAVIHFVGNDVGVTEGELRPIDRIALLHAPLLLLAGTADPYTPIVEAESLYARAPAPKDYWAVQGAGHEDLYAYDTAEYERRVGAFLVRALRAEGLRPASAP from the coding sequence ATGTCAGCGGCTGCCCACGCCGGACTGTTCGGCTGTTTGCTGGTCGCGACCGGCTGCGTCATGGCGCGGCCCCATGGTGCGTCTGTCGGGGCTGCCCCGAACGATCTCGGCGCCGTCAGCGTTACGTACGCGAGCGCTTCAGGTAGCAACATCCACGCGTGGCTGGCCCGCGGAATCCTGGGCGGCGGATCGGTTCTCCTGCTGCACGGTGTGGGCGAGAATCGCACGAGCATGCTCGCGCGCGCGAGATTCCTGCACCGTCTCGGGTTCACCGTGCTCGCTCCCGACCTGCAGGCGCATGGCGAATCGCCGGGGGACCACGTCACGTTCGGCGCGCGCGAGAGCCTCGATGCCGCGGCGTCGATGACATTCCTCCGCGGCGCGATGCCCACCGAGCACGTCGGCGTGATCGGCGTCTCAATGGGCGGCGCGGCGGCCTTGCTCGGACCCGGCCCGCTGGACGCAAATGCATTTGTCCTCGAGTCGGTCTATCCAACGATTCGCCAGGCGGTGAGCGATCGACTCGGCACCTGGCTTGGTCCACTCGGCGGAGTGGCTCGCTGGTTCGCGCCCGCTGTGATTCACTTTGTGGGCAACGACGTCGGCGTTACGGAAGGGGAGCTGCGCCCGATCGATCGCATCGCGCTGTTGCACGCGCCGCTGTTGTTGCTTGCCGGGACCGCGGATCCGTATACGCCGATCGTGGAAGCGGAGTCGCTCTACGCGCGAGCCCCGGCGCCCAAGGACTATTGGGCCGTGCAGGGCGCGGGACACGAGGACCTGTACGCGTACGACACCGCCGAATACGAGCGGCGCGTGGGAGCGTTTTTGGTTCGAGCGCTGCGCGCCGAAGGTCTGCGCCCGGCCTCAGCCCCATGA
- a CDS encoding porin family protein, giving the protein MRPRDLFLSAALVAIAWTPSLSQSNAQSTLRFGVIGGANLATLTRSGSESPSNRTGFAVGLMAVFPVSPSLAIQPELMFTMKGAHWNSNSATAKVDYFELPVLARFAVPGFGRVKPFVYGGPAFAYRASCSYDAISYVPGGLEMRESRLTCDSLAAIGQRASPGVHYSHTDVDGIVGGGLAFGVGGRTMTVGVRYDVGFVRFLSDADSKNRVLSFMGTLEWPFRK; this is encoded by the coding sequence ATGCGCCCACGTGATTTGTTCCTGAGTGCCGCTCTCGTGGCCATTGCGTGGACTCCGTCCCTCTCGCAGTCCAACGCACAGTCGACGCTGCGCTTCGGAGTCATCGGCGGCGCAAATCTGGCGACGCTCACCCGCAGCGGTTCCGAGAGCCCGTCAAACCGCACTGGCTTCGCGGTCGGGCTCATGGCCGTGTTCCCTGTGTCACCGAGCCTCGCCATCCAACCGGAGCTCATGTTCACGATGAAAGGGGCACACTGGAATTCGAACTCGGCGACGGCCAAAGTCGACTATTTCGAGCTTCCCGTGCTCGCGCGCTTCGCCGTCCCCGGTTTCGGCCGTGTGAAGCCGTTCGTCTATGGAGGTCCCGCGTTCGCGTACAGGGCGAGCTGCTCGTACGACGCCATCTCCTACGTTCCAGGGGGTCTGGAGATGCGAGAGTCCAGGCTCACTTGCGACTCGCTCGCGGCGATTGGGCAACGCGCGTCGCCGGGAGTCCACTACAGCCACACGGATGTCGACGGAATAGTCGGCGGCGGCCTGGCCTTCGGCGTTGGCGGCAGAACCATGACCGTCGGGGTGCGCTACGACGTGGGATTTGTGAGGTTCTTGTCAGACGCCGATTCGAAGAATCGCGTATTGTCGTTCATGGGCACACTCGAGTGGCCGTTTCGCAAATGA